In Cotesia glomerata isolate CgM1 linkage group LG1, MPM_Cglom_v2.3, whole genome shotgun sequence, one genomic interval encodes:
- the LOC123269728 gene encoding 40S ribosomal protein S16-like: MATKMQKPKIVIPSVQVFGRKKTATAVAYCKRGKGLIRVNGRPLENVEPAALQYKLQEPILILGKEKFAGVDMRVRVNGGGHIAQIYAIRQAIAKALVAYYQKYVDEASKKEIKEMLIQYDRTLLVADPRRCEPKKFGGPGARARYQKSYR, from the exons ATGGCAACAAAAATGCAGAAG ccCAAGATAGTAATCCCATCGGTTCAAGTTTTTGGTCGcaag aaaaCTGCAACGGCCGTAGCCTACTGCAAACGTGGTAAAGGTCTTATCCGCGTTAATGGCAGACCGTTGGAGAATGTTGAGCCAGCTGCACTTCAATATAAATTGCAAGAACCAATCCTCATTCTTGGCAAG GAAAAGTTCGCAGGCGTTGACATGCGTGTACGTGTAAACGGTGGTGGTCACATTGCACAGATTTATGCCATCAGACAAGCTATCGCTAAAGCACTTGTTGCTTACTACCAAAAAT ATGTCGACGAAGCAAGTAAAAAGGAGATAAAGGAGATGCTTATCCAGTACGACCGTACATTACTTGTTGCTGACCCCAGACGCTGCGAGCCCAAGAAATTCGGTGGTCCAGGTGCCAGAGCACGTTACCAAAAGTCTTACCGTTaa
- the LOC123269794 gene encoding uncharacterized protein LOC123269794 has product MGMIKFCSIALLMTTVMTTGTARYIPASNYILLEKLINQYDPSGVNYDYGEDDQDNQVALKKDALLLEKLMLTLQKNAEDDSNAIELQDRKELALNDPRLQKFMIRRNRSENRKTGMDLQRRGRINGSVYWKCYFNAVTCF; this is encoded by the exons ATGGGGATGATTAAGTTTTGTTCAATTGCACTGCTAATGACTACTGTTATGACAACCGGCACCGCGAGATATATTCCGGCGagtaattatatattactGGAGAAATTGATTAATCAGTACGATCCGAGTGGTGTTAATTATGATTACGGTGAAGATGATCAAGACAACCAG GTGGCTCTAAAGAAAGATGCGCTgcttttggaaaaattaatgcTGACGTTACAAAAGAATGCGGAAGATGACTCTAATGCGATCGAGTTACAAGACAGAAAAGAGCTAGCACTCAACGACCCACGGCTACAAAAGTTTATGATTAGAAGGAATAGGTCTGAAAATCGAAAAACTGGG atgGATCTACAACGACGAGGGCGGATCAATGGAAGCGTTTACTGGAAATGTTATTTCAATGCAGTAACATGCTTCTAA
- the LOC123258449 gene encoding endochitinase-like: MDWRNGSLYFLWLVLGLASINGYAEKKVVCYYTNWSIYRPGTAKFSPENINPYLCTHLIYAFGGFTKDNTLKPFDKYQDIEKGGYAKFNGLKTYNKKLKTMLAIGGWNEGSSRFSPMVADPERRRALVKNAVKFLRQNHFDGLDLDWEYPAFRDGGKPRDKNNYADLVQELRQEFERESSKTGRPRLLLSMAIPAGIEYLEKGYDLARLNEYLDFFNLLSYDYHSAFEPAVNHHSPLYGLEEDNEYNYDNELTVDFTMSYLLKHHVSPDKLILGIPTYGRSYTLYNQDATAIGSPADGPGEEGDATREKGYLAYYEICENVKSTQWEVVQPNPKAMGPYAFKGNQWVGYDDEDIVRMKSLYVIEKNLGGIMFWAIDNDDFRGNCHGRPYPLIEAAKEALLSAIENEQTTQKPKSGLRKKTRPQLSSQRSNDSNNRRARPEKQRPTTTQSPRKRVSQRTESNARNRGSSEETEDRKVEDEGNAIRQTSGQWKSNQRNRSSKGTNRRKVQTTERYEEPIEEEARESTSGRLTTPEPPTTPDPGSDFKCEDEGFFSHPRDCKKYFWCLDSGPGGLGIVAHQFTCPSGLVFNKAADSCDYPRNVVCPKAKTKAATTTPKAPVTTTSRPTTTTRRTTTTEETNSAEEYEYEEDENATDEEIIEEIKSTTSRPLIYKTISRNKPTTTTTEATEAPTTNPPRIFKPNSAKVFDLEDEEDPRVIKELIELIKKAGGLEQLERQLNIQEKSPMRKSDTGDDGQVVTPATISRSLYERVLSRQANKVNHLFGPTTQRSTTEESKKIKSETQNGPGGAQFEGLDDVPEVKSLRRTKKPQYVTIERQRPSTTPVFEDEFDEEELADESSEQDNADVASSEEQTVSDLPESRKDSAKKVTPNYVNIRRSRPTTPA, translated from the exons ATGGATTGG AGAAACGGGAGCCTGTACTTCCTGTGGCTGGTGCTGGGACTGGCGTCGATTAACG GATATGCGGAGAAAAAAGTTGTTTGTTATTATACCAACTGGTCGATATACAGGCCAGGCACGGCCAAGTTTTCACCTGAAAATATAAATCCCTATCTGTGTACGCATCTTATTTACGCTTTTGGAGGGTTTACGAAAGACAATACGCTCAAACCGTTTGATAAGTATCAAGACATTGaaaaag gtGGATATGCCAAGTTTAATGGTCTGAAAACCTACAATAAGAAACTAAAAACGATGCTGGCGATAGGAGGGTGGAATGAAGGTTCTTCACGATTTTCTCCGATGGTAGCAGATCCAGAGAGACGTCGAGCGTTGGTTAAAAACGCAGTTAAATTTTTGCGTCAGAATCACTTTGATGGACTGGACCTCGATTGGGAGTACCCGGCTTTCCGAGATGGCGGGAAGCCGagggataaaaataattacgcGGATCTTGTCCAG GAACTGAGGCAAGAATTCGAGAGGGAATCATCGAAGACTGGACGACCGAGATTGCTTCTTTCTATGGCAATACCCGCGGGTATTGAGTATCTGGAGAAAGGATACGATTTGGCAAGACTCAATGAGTACCTAGATTTCTTCAATCTTCTATCCTACGACTACCACTCGGCATTTGAACCTGCCGTTAATCATCATTCCCCGCTCTACGGGCTCGAGGAGGACAACGAGTATAATTATGACAACGAACTCACTGTC GATTTTACAATGTCTTATTTACTTAAACATCACGTTTCTCCGGACAAATTAATCTTGGGAATCCCAACTTACGGACGCTCGTACACTCTATACAATCAAGACGCTACTGCGATTGGCTCTCCGGCAGATGGTCCGGGAGAAGAAGGAGACGCTACTAGAGAAAAAGGATACCTTGCTTATTATGag ATCTGCGAAAATGTTAAGTCAACTCAGTGGGAAGTCGTGCAGCCTAATCCAAAAGCCATGGGTCCGTATGCTTTCAAAGGCAATCAATGGGTCGGTTATGATGATGAAGATATTGTCAGAATGAAGTCTCTGTATGTTATTGAAAAGAACTTGGGCGGTATCATGTTTTGGGCGATTGACAATGATGATTTCCGTGGTAATTGTCATGGTCGTCCGTACCCACTTATTGAGGCGGCCAAGGAAGCCTTGTTAAGTGCAATTga aaatgaaCAAACGACACAGAAACCAAAATCAGGACTCAGGAAAAAAACCAGACCTCAACTCAGTAGCCAAAGGTCAAACGACTCCAATAACAGACGAGCAAGACCTGAAAAACAAAGACCTACTACAACTCAGTCTCCAAGAAAACGAGTTTCCCAGAGAACCGAGTCTAACGCTCGAAACCGGGGAAGTTCAGAAGAAACCGAGGACCGGAAAGTTGAAGACGAAGGCAACGCTATTAGACAAACCAGTGGTCAATGGAAATCGAACCAGAGAAACCGATCGAGCAAAGGAACAAATCGTAGAAAGGTTCAGACGACTGAGAGGTATGAAGAACCAATTGAAGAAGAAGCTAGAGAATCCACGAGTGGCAGATTGACGACACCGGAACCTCCTACTACTCCTGATCCTGGAAGTG ATTTCAAATGCGAAGATGAAGGATTTTTCTCTCACCCGCGAGActgtaagaaatatttctggTGCCTCGACAGCGGCCCGGGAGGTCTCGGTATCGTTGCTCATCAATTCACATGTCCGTCGGGATTAGTATTCAACAAAGCCGCAGACTCGTGCGACTATCCCAGGAATGTTGTTTGTCCAAAAGCGAAAACCAAAGCCGCCACAACAACTCCCAAAGCTCCGGTCACTACTACGAGCCGGCCGACCACCACGACGAGACGTACCACGACTACAGAAGAGACGAATTCTGCCGAAGAGTACGAGTATGAAGAAGACGAAAATGCGACTGACGAagaaattattgaagaaataaaaagtacGACCTCGAGACCGCTGATTTACAAAACGATATCGAGGAATAAGCCAACGACTACGACTACGGAAGCTACTGAAGCTCCAACGACGAATCCCCCGAGGATTTTCAAGCCGAATTCCGCGAAAGTCTTCGATCTAGAAGATGAAGAGGACCCGAGAGTCATCAAGGAACTTATTGAGCTAATCAAAAAAGCTGGAGGCTTGGAACAGTTGGAACGCCAGCTGAATATCCAGGAGAAGAGTCCAATGAGAAAGTCCGACACTGGAGACGACGGACAAGTCGTCACTCCGGCGACAATCAGCCGCAGTTTGTACGAAAGAGTCCTCAGTCGGCAGGCAAACAAAGTCAACCATTTGTTCGGGCCGACTACTCAGAGATCTACCACCGAGGAATCCAAAAAGATCAAGAGCGAAACGCAAAATGGACCAGGTGGAGCGCAGTTCGAAGGTCTAGATGACGTTCCGGAAGTAAAAAGTCTCAGACGCACTAAAAAACCACAGTATGTTACTATAGAAAGACAAAG ACCTTCCACCACTCCGGTATTTGAAGATGAGTTCGACGAAGAAGAACTGGCGGATGAAAGCTCCGAGCAAGACAATGCGGATGTTGCGTCCTCTGAAGAGCAAACGGTTAGCGACCTTCCGGAAAGTAGAAAAGACTCGGCTAAGAAAGTGACGCCTAATTACGTAAACATTCGTCGTAGTCGTCCGACTACTCCTGCgtaa
- the LOC123258459 gene encoding probable RNA-binding protein 19 yields MSRLIVKNLPTTITQKRFQEVFAAHGVVTDVQLKYTKEGKFRKFGFVGFKTEDDAQRALKSLNDTYIDTSKINVQVCAALGDPSKPKAWSKYAPDSLVKHKKKVEVEKDPEPKPEKKKKNKKNEEIEKLLEQHKDDPLFSDFLEAHQVFPTKESKVDHKESWKNDLGAEDGEEKKTDGGSENDSGVEDTSKELDVNEIAKKFEKKKTEPKKKKELFTVKIKGLNGYHKKKDIKLFFHPLVPKSIRVSQKIRGFAYAGFKTETQMNKALKKDRCIYEGKKLYVRKYEKQNDGAVTEENDNVNSKWKKQEEALKNEEPIAESGRIFVRNLAYVTTEDDLRNLFEKYGPLTEVNVPIDKDTRKSKGFGTITFMMPEHAITAYNELDGQSLNGRMLHILPAKAVVSESEKEGLSYKEKKELKKKGTANSSHNWNTLFLGQNAVADAIASTYNTTKEKVLEDGGKGTSVAVRLALGETQLVEETRKFLEENGVRLEAFNQPPDKRSTTIILVKNLPAMTTVQELRETFAKHGVIGRIVMPPSGITALVEYVEPSEARAAFKKLAYTKFKHLPLYLEWAPDNSLNPAAKSIPGNKLSVDKTEDKEQVEKIKPVENEHEDNEEEEEEVEPDTTIFVKNLNFSTTDGQLKEYFSKCGRIHYATVATKKDPKNPGEKLSMGYGFVRYKYKADADRALKELQMTLLEGKTLELKRSQRTLETDVKTTRKVSKVTEATGTKILIRNIPFQANVNEITELFKAFGELKAVRLPKKMVGDGNHRGFGFVEYYTKSDAKKAFKALCQSTHLYGRRLALEWAQTDEDIDTIRKRTAKHFHPETSVKKSKKATVDPESLGLEAES; encoded by the exons atGTCGCGCttgatagttaaaaatttacccACAACT aTCACACAAAAAAGATTCCAAGAAGTATTTGCAGCACATGGTGTTGTGACAGATgtacaattaaaatatactAAGGAGGGCAAATTTCGTAAATTCGGATTTGTTGGATTCAAAACTGAGGATGATGCTCAGAGAGCATTAAAATCCTTAAATGACACGTACATTGATACGTCCAAAATTAATGTGCAAGTCTGTGCTGCTCtcg gAGATCCTTCCAAACCTAAAGCTTGGAGTAAGTATGCTCCAGATAGTTTAgtgaaacataaaaaaaaggtaGAAGTTGAGAAAGATCCAGAGCCTAAGccagaaaagaagaaaaaaaataaaaagaatgaagaaatagaaaaattattagagcag CATAAAGACGATCCATTATTCAGCGACTTTCTAGAAGCCCATCAAGTTTTTCCCACGAAAGAATCAAAAGTAGATCACAAAGAATCCTGGAAAAATGATTTAGGCGCTGAAGAtggtgaagaaaaaaaaactgatggTGGTTCTGAAAATGACTCAGGAGTTGAAGATACCAGCAAAGAATTAGACGTCAATGAAATAGCAAAGAAATTCGAGAAGAAAAAGACGgagccaaaaaaaaagaaagaacttttcactgtaaaaataaaaggtCTAAATGGCtatcataagaaaaaagaCATAAAGCTTTTTTTCCATCCGCTGGTACCGAAATCTATAAGAGTGTCGCAGAAGATCAGGGGCTTTGCGTACGCAGGATTCAAAACCGAAACTCAGATGAACAAAGCGCTCAAAAAGGACCGCTGTATTTATG agggCAAGAAGCTGTACGTGAGAAAATACGAGAAGCAGAATGATGGGGCTGTGACCGAGGAAAATGATAATGTAAACTCAAAATGGAAGAAGCAAGAAGAAGCTTTGAAGAATGAAGAGCCAATCGCCGAATCGGGGAGGATTTTTGTTAGAAATCTGGCTTATGTTACTACAGAGGACGACTTGAGAAATTTGTTCGAAAAGTACGGACCTTTGACTGAAGTAAATGTGCCTATCGATAAAGATACTAGAAAATCCAAAGGTTTTGGTACAATTACCTTCATGATGCCGGAACATGCTATCACAGCCTATAATGAACTGGACGGTCAGTCGTTGAATGGCAGGATGTTACATATCTTGCCCGCCAAAGCGGTTGTGTCGGAATCCGAAAAag agGGCTTGagttataaagaaaagaaagaaCTTAAGAAAAAAGGAACGGCGAACTCAAGTCATAATTGGAATACATTATTCCTCGGGCAGAATGCTGTTGCGGATGCGATAGCATCTACTTACAATACCACCAAAGAAAAAGTCCTTGAAGATGGAGGAAAAGGAACAAGTGTCGCTGTGAGACTCGCCTTGGGAGAAACCCAGCTGGTGGAAGAGACGAGAAAATTCTTGGAGGAAAACGGCGTAAGACTCGAAGCATTCAATCAACCACCGGATAAGCGATCCACGACTATTATTCTGGTTAAAAATTTGCCCGCCATGACTACTGTTCAGGAACTGAGAGAAACTTTTGCTAAGCACGGTGTGATCGGTAGGATTGTGATGCCGCCTTCTGGAATCACGg ctCTAGTAGAGTACGTTGAGCCGTCAGAAGCCCGAGCGGCGTTTAAGAAATTGGCTTACACTAAATTTAAACACTTGCCACTATATTTGGAGTGGGCGCCAGACAACAGTTTAAATCCGGCAGCAAAATCAATTCCAGGCAATAAATTGTCTGTCGATAAAACCGAAGACAAAGAACAGGTTGAAAAAATCAAACCTGTTGAAAATGAACATGAAGAtaatgaagaagaagaagaagaagtcGAACCGGACACTACCATTTTTGTTAAGAATTTGAATTTCTCAACGACGGATGGTCAGTTGAAAGAATACTTCAGCAAATGTGGTAGAATACACTACGCAACAGTTGCCACGAAAAAAGACCCGAAAAACCCGGGAGAGAAACTTTCGATGGGCTACGGATTTGTGAGATACAAATACAAAGCCGACGCAGATCGGGCTTTGAAAGAATTGCAGATGACCTTATTAGAAGGCAAGACGTTGGAGTTGAAACGCTCACAAAGAACATTAGA AACGGACGTAAAGACGACGAGAAAAGTGTCAAAAGTGACAGAAGCAACGGGAACTAAAATTCTTATAAGAAACATTCCTTTCCAAGCGAATGTAAACGAAATTACAGAATTATTCAA AGCGTTTGGAGAATTGAAAGCTGTTCGTTTGCCCAAGAAGATGGTAGGAGATGGGAATCACCGAGGATTTGGTTTCGTTGAGTATTACACAAAAAGTGATGCCAag aaaGCTTTCAAGGCGCTCTGTCAGAGTACTCATTTGTATGGCAGAAGATTAGCGCTGGAATGGGCCCAAACTGACGAAGATATCGACACTATTAGAAAGCGAACCGCTAAGCATTTTCACCCAG aaacAAGCGTcaagaaaagtaaaaaagcTACTGTCGATCCTGAATCACTGGGTCTTGAAGctgaatcttaa